A single genomic interval of Spinacia oleracea cultivar Varoflay chromosome 6, BTI_SOV_V1, whole genome shotgun sequence harbors:
- the LOC110785048 gene encoding uncharacterized protein → MSSLGAGKGLLEVGKFAVYVAVPIVLMYAFANNTKNLQKFMGGRNYVVYPPEGPRPPSPEEMREMARDLARKRNS, encoded by the exons ATGTCATCACTAGGAGCAGGGAAGGGGCTTTTGGAGGTAGGAAAGTTCGCCGTCTACGTCGCAGTTCCCATTGTTCTCATGTACGCTTTTGCCAACAATACCAAGAATCTCCAGAAATTTATGGGCGGA CGTAATTATGTTGTCTATCCACCTGAGGGACCAAGGCCTCCATCACCagaggaaatgcgagaaatggcGCGTGATCTAGCTCGTAAGAGGAACAGCTAA
- the LOC110785047 gene encoding uncharacterized protein: MVGSSEISEESSDWEVIQHPFDHRASSPPPQGQLLGYEIVIRDNYYDDNSSIFPPSEHEDLPLVGEQDSDSLQSPLPSAGSNTGALEEEKMKPDSRLSIMMNEIGTRMFTFGTRLFQVFLCSNSTRCFSIFPAAALMVALFAIVKILQWRNRFLLLVREKDQRISQLLHQIAHMNEILSARRKVPVLRIN; the protein is encoded by the exons ATGGTTGGGAGTTCAGAGATTTCAGAAGAATCAAGTGATTGGGAAGTAATTCAACATCCATTTGATCATCGGGCGTCTTCGCCTCCACCACAAGGGCAGCTACTGGGATACGAAATAGTAATAAGAGATAACTATTACGATGATAATTCTTCTATCTTCCCACCAAGTGAGCATGAGGACTTGCCCCTTGTAGGAGAACAAGACTCTGATTCGCTGCAGTCACCGTTGCCATCTGCAGGCTCTAACACAGGTGCACTGGAGGAGGAGAAGATGAAACCTGATTCGAGACTTTCTATCATGATGAATGAGATTGGAACCAGAATGTTCACATTTGGAACAAGGCTGTTTCAGGTTTTTCTTTGCAGTAATAGCACTAGGTGTTTCTCCATATTCCCTGCTGCAGCGTTAATGGTGGCATTATTTGCTATTGTAAAGATTCTGCAGTGGCGGAACCGCTTTTTGCTTCTCGTAAGAGAGAAAGATCAG AGAATCAGCCAGCTCTTGCATCAGATAGCTCACATGAACGAGATCTTGTCAGCACGACGCAAGGTTCCAGTCTTGCGAATAAATTAG
- the LOC110785045 gene encoding probable xyloglucan 6-xylosyltransferase 5 — protein MGQEGFTAQKRPTAVTGGGTLPTTTLSSGAGGGNRSRVLPRGRQIAKTMNNIKITILCGFVTILVLRGTIGLNLGTSKIDAERQHLEEEARRVIEEIRTDGAEADDEPDYNLNTTFVFGPKIANWDQQRKEWLELNKEYPNIVNGKPRILLVSGSPPNPCDNPIGDHYLLKSIKNKIDYCRLHGIEIVYNMAHLDKDLSGYWSKLPLIRRLMLSHPEIEWIWWMDSDALFTDMVFEIPVNKYENHNLVIHGYPDLLEKKSWIALNTGSVLFRNCQWTLDLMDTWAPMGPKGPTRDEAGKVVTAFLSGRPSFEADDQSALIYLLISQKDIWMNKVFVENSYYLHGFWTGLVDKYEEMVEKYHPGLGDERWPFVTHFVGCKPCGSYADYPVEKCLKSMERAFNFADNQVLKLYGFRHRGLLSPNIKRTRNETTTPLVYVDQFDIRHGGSKS, from the coding sequence ATGGGCCAAGAGGGTTTCACGGCCCAGAAACGGCCCACAGCCGTCACCGGCGGCGGAACTCTCCCGACCACCACACTTTCCTCTGGTGCCGGTGGGGGTAACAGGTCACGGGTCTTACCCAGAGGGCGGCAAATCGCCAAGACGATGAACAACATAAAGATCACTATTTTATGTGGGTTTGTGACCATTTTGGTTCTTCGAGGAACCATAGGGCTAAATCTGGGAACATCGAAGATTGATGCGGAGCGTCAGCATCTAGAAGAGGAAGCGAGACGGGTAATTGAAGAGATTCGGACTGACGGGGCTGAAGCCGATGATGAACCTGATTATAACCTGAATACCACCTTTGTTTTCGGGCCCAAGATTGCAAATTGGGATCAGCAGAGGAAGGAGTGGCTTGAGTTGAATAAGGAGTATCCGAATATTGTAAATGGGAAACCTCGAATTTTGCTGGTAAGTGGGTCTCCTCCTAATCCTTGTGATAACCCAATTGGGGATCATTATTTGCTTAAGAGTATTAAGAATAAGATTGATTATTGCCGACTTCATGGGATTGAAATTGTGTATAATATGGCTCATTTGGATAAAGATCTTTCTGGGTATTGGTCAAAATTGCCATTGATTCGCCGGTTGATGTTATCACATCCAGAAATTGAGTGGATTTGGTGGATGGATAGTGATGCATTGTTTACTGATATGGTTTTTGAGATTCCTGTGAACAAGTATGAGAATCATAATTTAGTGATCCATGGGTATCCTGATTTGTTGGAGAAGAAGTCTTGGATTGCTTTGAATACTGGGAGTGTTTTGTTTAGGAATTGTCAATGGACATTGGACTTGATGGATACTTGGGCGCCTATGGGTCCGAAAGGGCCTACTAGGGATGAGGCAGGGAAGGTAGTGACTGCATTTTTGAGTGGGAGACCGTCTTTCGAGGCTGATGATCAGTCTGCGTTGATCTACTTGTTGATCTCGCAGAAGGATATTTGGATGAATAAGGTGTTTGTGGAGAATTCGTATTATCTGCACGGGTTTTGGACTGGTTTGGTGGATAAGTATGAAGAGATGGTGGAAAAGTACCACCCGGGTTTGGGTGATGAGAGGTGGCCGTTTGTGACCCATTTCGTGGGTTGTAAACCATGTGGGAGTTACGCCGATTATCCTGTGGAGAAGTGTTTGAAGAGTATGGAGAGAGCATTCAATTTTGCGGATAATCAGGTGTTGAAGTTGTATGGTTTTAGGCATAGGGGTTTATTGAGTCCCAATATTAAGAGGACGAGGAACGAGACTACGACACCTTTGGTGTATGTAGATCAGTTTGATATTAGACATGGTGGATCAAAGTCATGA